From one Triticum aestivum cultivar Chinese Spring chromosome 4B, IWGSC CS RefSeq v2.1, whole genome shotgun sequence genomic stretch:
- the LOC123089447 gene encoding very-long-chain aldehyde decarbonylase GL1-10 → MLPYATAAEAEAALGRAMTRAEAAWLCYSASMPDHLLYCHNVAILLLLYTLAPLPLALLELRARAAPDGVAAAVMRPSTYKLQPRAHLSPAAFLRCYLDTGRVLLLTVGTLSLVSYPAVKMVGIRTGLPLPSAGEVAAQMLVYLLVEDYLGYWIHRLLHTRWGYDNIHRVHHEFTAPFGYAAPYAHWAEVLILGVPAFTGPAIVPCHMTTLWLWFVLRHLEAIDIHSGFNFPFNPTKLIPFYGGAQHHDYHHRVGGQSQSNFSSVFTFCDYLYGTDKGYRYHKASLEKAC, encoded by the exons ATGCTGCCATacgcgacggcggcggaggcggaggcggcgctgGGCCGCGCCATGACGCGCGCCGAGGCGGCCTGGCTCTGCTACTCCGCGTCCATGCCCGACCACCTGCTCTACTGCCACAACgtcgccatcctcctcctcctctacaccCTCGCGCCGCTCCCCCTCGCGCTGCTCGAGCTCCGCGCTCGCGCTGCTCcggacggcgtcgccgccgccgtGATGAGGCCGTCCACGTACAAGCTGCAGCCGCGGGCGCACCTCTCGCCCGCTGCGTTCCTGCGCTGCTACCTGGACACCGGCCGCGTCCTGCTCCTCACCGTCGGGACGCTCAGCCTCGTCTCCTACCCGGCCGTCAAGATGGTCGGCATCCGGACGGGGCTGCCGCTGCCGTCGGCCGGGGAGGTGGCGGCGCAGATGCTGGTCTACCTGCTGGTGGAGGACTACCTCGGCTACTGGATCCACAGGCTGCTGCACACCAGGTGGGGCTACGACAACATCCACCGCGTCCACCACGAGTTCACGGCGCCCTTCGGCTACGCCGCGCCCTACGCGCACTGGGCCGAGGTCCTCATCCTCGGCGTCCCCGCCTTCACCGGCCCCGCCATTGTGCCCTGCCACATGACCACCCTCTGGCTCTGGTTCGTCCTACGCCACCTAGAGGCCATCGACATCCACAGCGG GTTCAACTTTCCATTCAACCCGACAAAGCTTATCCCATTCTATGGAGGGGCCCAACACCATGACTACCATCACCGTGTAGGTGGTCAGAGCCAGAGCAACTTCTCCTCCGTTTTCACCTTCTGCGACTATTTGTATGGGACAGATAAA GGCTACCGATACCATAAGGCAAGCCTAGAAAAG GCTTGCTGA